From one Streptomyces sp. N50 genomic stretch:
- the rsfS gene encoding ribosome silencing factor, with amino-acid sequence MTATDRSIELISAAAQAAADKLAHDIIAYDVSDVLSITDAFLLASAPNDRQVKSIVDEIEERLNKELGAKPVRREGDRDARWILLDYVDIVVHVQHSEERVFYALERLWKDCPELDLPAEAVATRGKAAEHAKLQAEEDTSEFGEVR; translated from the coding sequence GTGACCGCCACTGACCGCTCCATCGAGCTCATCTCCGCCGCCGCCCAGGCGGCCGCCGACAAGCTCGCGCACGACATCATCGCCTACGACGTCAGCGATGTGCTGTCGATCACGGACGCCTTCCTGCTGGCCTCCGCTCCCAACGACCGTCAGGTCAAGTCGATCGTCGACGAGATCGAGGAGCGGCTGAACAAGGAACTCGGCGCCAAGCCGGTGCGCCGCGAGGGCGACCGCGACGCCCGCTGGATCCTGCTCGACTACGTCGACATCGTCGTCCACGTCCAGCACAGCGAGGAGCGTGTCTTCTACGCCCTGGAGCGGCTGTGGAAGGACTGCCCCGAGCTGGACCTCCCGGCCGAGGCCGTGGCCACCCGCGGCAAGGCTGCCGAGCACGCCAAGCTGCAGGCCGAGGAGGACACCTCCGAGTTCGGGGAGGTGCGGTGA
- a CDS encoding cytochrome b/b6 domain-containing protein codes for MNARRSTSSLPKPGRSAYGVVSLVVLIFIPVFVLAGGSQVQDFLNFGAGVLSLVSLSCSVIWGLVAQDRVILNIRQRIVAQGIHRVTAVGSIAFLVVHITVKLALDHTVLIAALIPFSLGVKGSAGLIGLGSLGGLLMIFVGITGALRNQFASPAPVAARWRAMHMLAYPAWCAALIHGLFAGRAAKPFFMISYELCLVGVAAALALRSAPRPFKRKFANRVAMLLGNEERPGLDELDASRGRAAESAQPGFENRRPAEGRRAARQPSFTDTGSVPRVDPAGAYETRSMTPEPDTNSFAAAYRTATPESTGQMPYVTDQTSRMNVPMDMQNTQAAPRVDSGGSTSGTWPVPSPPPVGEAPPSAYDPLQDTGYNIPTYNNNANTGGYGEGYVYDTGESNGASGTYNPNDTYNSGPATGQTPNASYDFDAQGGSGEPWNTPSGGYR; via the coding sequence ATGAACGCTCGTCGTAGTACCAGTTCGCTCCCCAAGCCGGGCCGCTCGGCCTATGGCGTGGTGAGCCTCGTCGTCCTGATCTTCATACCCGTGTTCGTGCTGGCCGGAGGCAGCCAGGTACAGGACTTCCTCAACTTCGGTGCGGGCGTTCTCTCGCTCGTCTCCCTCTCCTGCTCGGTGATCTGGGGGCTCGTCGCCCAGGACCGGGTCATCCTCAACATCCGCCAGCGGATCGTGGCGCAGGGCATCCACCGGGTGACCGCCGTCGGCTCGATCGCGTTCCTCGTGGTGCACATCACGGTCAAGCTGGCGCTCGACCACACCGTCCTGATCGCCGCGCTGATCCCCTTCAGCCTCGGCGTGAAGGGCAGCGCCGGGCTCATCGGCCTCGGCTCGCTGGGCGGCCTGCTCATGATCTTCGTGGGCATCACCGGCGCCCTGCGCAACCAGTTCGCGTCCCCCGCGCCGGTCGCCGCCCGCTGGCGCGCGATGCACATGCTGGCCTACCCGGCCTGGTGCGCGGCGCTGATCCACGGCCTGTTCGCGGGCCGCGCGGCGAAGCCGTTCTTCATGATCTCGTACGAGCTGTGCCTGGTCGGGGTCGCCGCCGCCCTCGCCCTGCGCTCGGCTCCCCGCCCGTTCAAGCGGAAGTTCGCCAACAGGGTCGCCATGCTCCTGGGCAACGAGGAGCGGCCGGGTCTCGACGAACTCGACGCGAGCCGGGGCCGCGCCGCCGAGTCCGCGCAGCCGGGCTTCGAGAACCGGCGTCCGGCCGAGGGCCGACGGGCCGCGCGGCAGCCCTCGTTCACCGACACCGGGTCGGTCCCGCGCGTGGACCCCGCCGGCGCGTACGAGACGAGGTCCATGACCCCGGAGCCCGACACGAACAGTTTCGCGGCCGCCTACCGCACCGCCACACCGGAGTCCACCGGTCAGATGCCGTACGTCACCGACCAGACCTCGCGCATGAACGTGCCGATGGACATGCAGAACACGCAGGCGGCCCCGCGCGTGGACAGCGGCGGCAGCACCTCCGGGACCTGGCCGGTCCCCTCGCCGCCGCCGGTCGGCGAGGCACCCCCGTCGGCGTACGACCCGCTCCAGGACACCGGGTACAACATCCCGACGTACAACAACAACGCGAACACGGGCGGGTACGGCGAGGGATACGTGTACGACACCGGTGAGTCGAACGGTGCCTCCGGTACGTACAACCCCAATGACACGTACAACAGCGGTCCCGCCACTGGTCAAACGCCCAACGCTTCGTACGACTTCGACGCGCAGGGCGGCTCGGGCGAACCTTGGAACACGCCTTCCGGAGGCTATAGGTGA
- a CDS encoding LCP family protein — protein sequence MNDRYDAGYGGDQYELVGYDEYNQPVYRQVPAQQTQQPPQQQPYDPYGQQQQQGYAYDPYGTGTQQQPPSYDTGTYDTGQQAPQSGYDPYATGTTTAYDPYGQTATSGQQPRVAEQTAYIPQQGGPAEDTEAEAPKTPEAGERDYRTEQFAFVEEPTDDSEDVIDWLNFTENRTERREEAKRRARGRMVALVVVLALVAAGGVGYLWYAGKLPGVSSSAAKSGTTTAAGAQNRDVIVVHLHNTAKGGTSSVLLVDNTTLKQGTTVLLPNSLALTDDDGNTTTLAKSVGDDGTSGTVDQLNTVLGTDIEGTWRLDTPYLQNLVDLVGNIDLDTNADVPDPAATKKGAAPLVHKGKDQTLSGKMAVAYATYRASGEAQNAQLERFGQVMQGVLRQLTSDPTAATTTVQTLAQILDPPLTDKDLGTFLAKLADLAKSGDYKTALLPVQNDGTLTAQASASVVKDILGGTAKSPDEGSAVRVAVQNATGVKDDTEKARVVLLNGGFTFLEAGTASGTSATSKITYSDAADKENATEVAKTLGLPTSTVTKGTVAANADVSVVLGTDYKPSSAS from the coding sequence GTGAACGACCGATACGACGCCGGGTACGGCGGCGACCAGTACGAACTCGTCGGCTACGACGAGTACAACCAGCCTGTCTACCGTCAGGTCCCGGCCCAGCAGACCCAACAGCCCCCGCAGCAGCAGCCGTACGACCCGTACGGGCAGCAGCAACAACAGGGCTACGCCTACGACCCGTACGGGACCGGCACCCAGCAGCAGCCCCCGTCCTACGACACGGGCACGTACGACACGGGCCAGCAGGCCCCCCAGTCCGGCTACGACCCGTACGCCACCGGGACGACGACGGCCTACGACCCCTACGGGCAGACCGCGACCAGCGGACAGCAGCCCCGGGTCGCCGAGCAGACCGCCTACATCCCGCAGCAGGGCGGCCCGGCCGAGGACACGGAAGCCGAAGCCCCGAAGACCCCGGAGGCGGGTGAACGGGACTACCGCACCGAGCAGTTCGCCTTCGTGGAGGAGCCGACCGACGACTCCGAGGACGTCATCGACTGGCTGAACTTCACCGAGAACCGCACCGAGCGCCGCGAGGAGGCCAAGCGCCGTGCCCGCGGCCGCATGGTCGCCCTCGTCGTGGTCCTCGCGCTGGTAGCGGCCGGCGGTGTCGGCTACCTCTGGTACGCCGGGAAGCTCCCCGGAGTCTCCTCGTCCGCCGCGAAGTCGGGCACCACGACGGCCGCGGGCGCCCAGAACCGCGACGTGATCGTCGTCCACCTGCACAACACCGCGAAGGGCGGCACCTCTTCGGTGCTGCTCGTCGACAACACCACTCTGAAGCAGGGCACCACCGTGCTGCTGCCCAACTCCCTCGCGCTCACGGACGACGACGGCAACACGACGACCCTGGCCAAGTCGGTCGGCGACGACGGCACCTCCGGGACCGTCGACCAGCTCAACACGGTCCTCGGCACCGACATCGAGGGCACCTGGCGGCTGGACACCCCCTACCTGCAGAACCTGGTCGACCTCGTCGGCAACATCGACCTCGACACCAACGCCGACGTGCCCGACCCGGCCGCCACGAAGAAGGGTGCCGCGCCCCTCGTCCACAAGGGCAAGGACCAGACCCTCAGCGGCAAGATGGCCGTCGCCTACGCCACCTACCGCGCCTCCGGCGAGGCCCAGAACGCCCAGCTGGAGCGGTTCGGCCAGGTCATGCAGGGCGTGCTGCGCCAGCTGACCTCCGACCCGACGGCGGCGACCACCACCGTGCAGACCCTGGCCCAGATCCTGGACCCGCCGCTCACCGACAAGGACCTCGGCACCTTCCTCGCCAAGCTCGCCGACCTCGCCAAGAGCGGCGACTACAAGACGGCCCTGCTGCCCGTCCAGAACGACGGCACCCTGACCGCGCAGGCCTCCGCCAGCGTCGTCAAGGACATCCTGGGCGGCACCGCGAAGAGCCCCGACGAGGGGTCGGCGGTCCGGGTCGCCGTCCAGAACGCCACCGGCGTCAAGGACGACACCGAGAAGGCCCGCGTCGTCCTCCTCAACGGCGGCTTCACCTTCCTGGAGGCCGGCACGGCGTCCGGGACCTCGGCCACGTCCAAGATCACGTACTCCGACGCGGCCGACAAGGAGAACGCCACCGAGGTCGCCAAGACCCTGGGCCTGCCCACCAGCACCGTGACCAAGGGCACAGTCGCCGCGAACGCGGATGTCTCGGTGGTCCTGGGCACCGACTACAAGCCGTCGTCGGCTTCATGA
- a CDS encoding M48 family metallopeptidase: MSEDSHEQNGHENVPSRQRRRFPGISSRAYEHPADRSALVALRKLTGFDTVFKALSGLLPERSLRLLFLSDSVRVSDQQFAHLNDMLRDACYILDLEKVPPMYVTQDPQPNAMCIGLDEPIIVVTTGLVELLDEEEMRAVVGHEVGHALSGHSVYRTILLFLTNLALKVAWIPLGNFAILAIVTALREWFRKSELSADRAGLLVGQDLRASMRGLMKIAGGNHLHEMNVDAFLKQAEEFESGGDLRDSVLKILNVLPRSHPFTTVRAAELKKWAESREYQRIMDGHYPRRSEDKDTSVTDSFRESAASYASNVKNSKDPLMKLVSDFAGGAGDLGGRVRRGFGGFASSAPQDEPPSGSANGTEQPPTDDTPPRD, translated from the coding sequence ATGTCCGAAGACAGCCACGAGCAGAACGGGCACGAGAACGTACCGAGCAGGCAGCGCAGGCGCTTCCCGGGGATCTCCTCGCGTGCGTACGAGCACCCGGCCGACCGCTCCGCCCTGGTGGCGCTGCGCAAGCTGACCGGGTTCGACACGGTGTTCAAGGCGCTGAGCGGGCTGCTCCCCGAGCGCAGTCTGCGGCTGCTGTTCCTGTCCGACTCGGTGCGCGTGTCGGACCAGCAGTTCGCGCACCTCAACGACATGCTGCGGGACGCCTGTTACATCCTGGACCTGGAGAAGGTCCCGCCGATGTACGTCACCCAGGACCCGCAGCCCAACGCGATGTGCATCGGCCTGGACGAGCCGATCATCGTGGTCACCACCGGCCTGGTCGAGCTGCTCGACGAGGAGGAGATGCGGGCGGTCGTCGGCCACGAGGTGGGCCACGCGCTGTCCGGCCACTCCGTGTACCGCACGATCCTGCTCTTCCTGACCAACCTGGCCCTGAAGGTCGCCTGGATCCCGCTGGGCAACTTCGCGATCCTGGCGATCGTGACGGCGCTGCGTGAGTGGTTCCGCAAGTCGGAGCTGTCCGCCGACCGGGCGGGTCTGCTGGTCGGCCAGGACCTGCGGGCCTCGATGCGCGGCCTGATGAAGATCGCCGGCGGCAACCACCTGCACGAGATGAACGTGGACGCCTTCCTCAAGCAGGCCGAGGAGTTCGAGTCGGGCGGCGACCTGCGCGACTCGGTCCTGAAGATCCTGAACGTACTGCCCCGCTCGCACCCCTTCACCACGGTCCGCGCGGCCGAGCTGAAGAAGTGGGCCGAGTCCCGCGAGTACCAGCGGATCATGGACGGCCACTACCCGCGGCGCAGCGAGGACAAGGACACCTCGGTCACGGACTCGTTCCGCGAGTCGGCGGCGAGCTACGCCAGCAACGTCAAGAACTCCAAGGACCCGCTGATGAAGCTGGTCAGCGACTTCGCCGGCGGCGCGGGCGACCTCGGCGGCCGGGTGCGGCGCGGCTTCGGCGGCTTCGCGAGCTCGGCACCCCAGGACGAGCCGCCGTCGGGCTCGGCCAACGGCACGGAGCAGCCGCCGACGGACGACACACCGCCGCGCGACTGA
- a CDS encoding helix-turn-helix transcriptional regulator produces the protein MGTTQRRRPELAAFLRSRRARVTPHDVGMPPGFRRRTPGLRREEVAQLSGVGVTWYTWLEQGRPINASAQVLDAVARTLRLDAPEREHLYHLAEVPYAHPPEVLAQTVGPEIQGILDALEPRPAVVYNSRFDILAANSVYQDLFWVEPLPASPMQNALWKLFAVPEEECPLLFRETELPVMVAMLRSAYGLHTGEPAWEEFIRRLSAASPLFTRLWRSGDVAEPGRRVKTFRHTEVGEMRMTSVSLSVNGMPECRIVVYTPADEETRLRAEALTATKRSHP, from the coding sequence ATGGGGACGACACAGCGCCGCCGGCCTGAGCTGGCCGCGTTTCTGCGCAGCAGGCGCGCCAGGGTGACACCGCACGACGTCGGCATGCCGCCGGGTTTTCGACGGCGCACGCCCGGGCTGCGCCGCGAGGAGGTCGCTCAGCTCTCGGGCGTGGGCGTCACCTGGTACACCTGGCTCGAACAGGGGCGCCCGATCAACGCGTCGGCGCAGGTCCTGGATGCCGTGGCGCGCACGCTCCGGCTCGACGCGCCGGAGCGGGAGCATCTGTACCACCTCGCCGAGGTGCCGTACGCGCATCCTCCGGAGGTGCTCGCGCAGACGGTGGGGCCGGAGATCCAGGGCATCCTGGACGCCCTGGAGCCACGCCCGGCGGTGGTCTACAACTCGCGGTTCGACATTCTCGCCGCCAACTCCGTCTACCAGGACCTGTTCTGGGTGGAGCCACTGCCGGCGAGCCCGATGCAGAACGCGCTGTGGAAGCTGTTCGCGGTGCCGGAGGAGGAGTGTCCGCTGCTGTTCCGGGAGACGGAGCTGCCGGTGATGGTGGCGATGCTGCGCTCGGCCTACGGACTGCATACCGGCGAGCCCGCCTGGGAGGAGTTCATACGTCGGCTGTCGGCGGCGAGCCCGCTCTTCACGCGGCTGTGGAGGAGCGGGGACGTGGCGGAGCCGGGGCGGCGGGTGAAGACGTTCCGGCACACGGAGGTGGGCGAGATGCGGATGACGTCGGTGTCGTTGTCGGTCAACGGCATGCCGGAGTGCCGGATCGTGGTCTACACCCCGGCCGACGAGGAGACTCGGCTCCGCGCGGAGGCGCTGACAGCGACGAAAAGATCCCACCCCTGA
- a CDS encoding NADH-quinone oxidoreductase subunit NuoF family protein has translation MNEALPDVPEVRVVGLPQLTSGFDLVERLDLPMHLKVHGPLEPMGGEQLAKLSEAINLKGRGGAGFPFHKKLRSVAEAAIKRGVRPVVVVNGSEDEPACRKDTVLINRAPHLILDGALLVAEALGARTLVVGVTRESTQRSMEAALSERGLSNTRRSALKAFVQRNPVRMVTGAAASLIRSIDGGPAIPPGRKVSASQNGVGGAPTLLSNAETFAQLAIAARIGPERYGNTGLYDEPGTVMLTVSGAVARPMVIEVPTGVPLRYVLQLAGAPPVPQGVLTGGYHGKWIDAATVNEAIVSRNSLDAVGGALGAGAIMPITQETCPLGESLRVAQWLADESAGQCGPCYLGLPAAARGMEDILNGGGPAALEALKQVAKAVKRRGACSHPDGSAMFLESTIKAFTDDLAAHVLGNGCGRPVEGVLPLFEGGQLPAGITSGAEPEDNGPSRQKIYVDWTLCRGHGLCADILPEVFELGADGFPTVAQAQVPRYAEAKALRAVRRCPALALRLEEETARDKGPSRNLPVLSQGRGRRALGR, from the coding sequence GTGAACGAGGCCCTGCCCGACGTCCCAGAAGTCCGCGTCGTCGGGCTTCCTCAGCTCACGTCAGGCTTCGACCTTGTCGAGAGACTCGACCTGCCCATGCACCTCAAGGTGCACGGGCCGCTCGAACCGATGGGCGGGGAGCAGCTCGCGAAGCTCTCCGAGGCAATCAACCTGAAGGGCCGCGGCGGCGCGGGCTTCCCCTTCCACAAGAAGCTGCGCTCGGTCGCCGAGGCGGCGATCAAACGCGGTGTACGACCGGTGGTCGTCGTCAACGGCAGTGAGGACGAGCCGGCCTGCCGCAAGGACACGGTGCTCATCAACCGTGCCCCGCACCTCATCCTGGACGGCGCCCTCCTGGTCGCCGAGGCCCTGGGTGCCCGCACGCTCGTGGTGGGGGTCACCCGTGAGTCGACGCAGCGCTCCATGGAGGCCGCGCTCTCGGAACGCGGCCTGAGCAACACCCGCCGCTCGGCACTGAAGGCGTTCGTCCAGCGCAACCCGGTCCGCATGGTCACCGGCGCCGCGGCATCGCTGATCCGCTCGATCGACGGCGGCCCGGCGATCCCGCCCGGCCGCAAGGTCAGCGCCTCCCAGAACGGCGTCGGCGGCGCTCCGACCCTGCTCTCGAACGCCGAGACGTTCGCCCAACTCGCCATCGCCGCCCGCATCGGCCCCGAGCGCTACGGCAACACCGGCCTCTACGACGAGCCCGGCACCGTCATGCTCACGGTCTCCGGGGCGGTCGCGCGCCCCATGGTGATCGAGGTCCCCACAGGCGTACCGCTGCGCTACGTCCTGCAGCTGGCCGGCGCCCCACCAGTCCCCCAGGGTGTGCTGACGGGCGGTTACCACGGCAAGTGGATCGACGCGGCGACGGTCAACGAGGCGATCGTCTCCCGCAACTCCCTGGACGCGGTGGGCGGTGCGCTCGGCGCGGGCGCCATCATGCCGATCACCCAGGAGACCTGCCCCCTGGGCGAGTCGCTGCGCGTGGCCCAGTGGCTGGCCGACGAGAGCGCGGGACAGTGCGGTCCCTGCTACCTCGGTCTGCCCGCCGCCGCGCGCGGCATGGAGGACATCCTCAACGGCGGCGGCCCGGCCGCCCTGGAGGCGCTCAAGCAGGTCGCCAAGGCCGTGAAGCGGCGCGGCGCGTGCTCGCACCCGGACGGCTCCGCGATGTTCCTGGAGTCGACCATCAAGGCGTTCACGGACGACCTCGCCGCCCACGTCCTCGGAAACGGCTGCGGAAGGCCCGTGGAGGGCGTTCTGCCGCTCTTCGAGGGCGGCCAGCTCCCCGCGGGCATCACCAGTGGCGCGGAGCCCGAGGACAACGGCCCCAGCCGTCAGAAGATCTACGTCGACTGGACGCTGTGCCGGGGCCACGGCCTGTGCGCGGACATCCTGCCCGAGGTCTTCGAACTCGGCGCGGACGGCTTCCCCACCGTCGCGCAGGCCCAGGTACCTCGCTACGCGGAGGCGAAGGCGCTCCGCGCGGTGCGCCGTTGCCCCGCGCTCGCGCTGCGACTGGAGGAGGAGACCGCGCGGGACAAGGGCCCGTCCCGCAACCTGCCGGTCCTCTCCCAGGGCCGCGGCCGGCGGGCCCTCGGCCGCTGA
- a CDS encoding MFS transporter, translated as MLAVLLAAMFMALLDVFIVNVAAPTIGTELHASGADLQLVIAGYTVTYSVLLITGARLGDRLGHARVHLAGLALFTTASLACGLAQGSTELIVFRLVQGSGSALMLPQVLSLIQRNFIGEARVRALGLYSAIVAVGAAAGQIVGGVLVSADLFGTSWRPVFLVNVPVGVVLLFLGRRVLPRDGGAEPERARAFDVPGLVLLASAVSLLTVPLVLGQEEGWPMWSWLSLIAAAVLFASFCVYESRLARRGGAPLIAPRVLRHPGMGLAVFRILAVMAVNAGFLFALTLHVQGGLGFSALRAGLTFAPTAVVFGVVGLTWRRWPAAWQRALTPLGFLITMPSVLGVGLAFEGGDRGGAVLYVAYVGVGAGLALAFSPTLTRALATVRPEDAADASGLLSTVAQLGQLLGVAVFGTLFLNRLESLGAPGAYTSAEALLACMFALAGTAAVGAVSGLVLRRR; from the coding sequence ATGCTCGCGGTGCTGCTCGCGGCCATGTTCATGGCGCTGCTGGACGTGTTCATCGTGAACGTCGCCGCCCCCACCATCGGCACCGAACTCCACGCGTCCGGCGCCGACTTGCAGCTCGTGATCGCCGGCTACACCGTCACGTACTCGGTGCTGCTGATCACCGGCGCCCGGCTCGGCGACCGGCTCGGTCACGCCCGGGTCCACCTCGCCGGACTCGCCCTCTTCACCACCGCGTCGCTCGCCTGCGGCCTGGCCCAGGGCTCGACCGAGCTGATCGTGTTCCGTCTGGTCCAGGGGTCGGGCTCGGCGCTGATGCTCCCTCAGGTGCTGAGTCTGATCCAGCGGAACTTCATCGGCGAGGCGCGCGTGCGGGCGCTCGGCCTGTACTCGGCGATCGTCGCCGTCGGCGCCGCGGCGGGGCAGATCGTCGGCGGCGTCCTCGTCAGCGCCGACCTGTTCGGCACGAGCTGGCGGCCGGTGTTCCTCGTCAACGTGCCCGTGGGCGTCGTACTCCTGTTCCTCGGCAGGCGCGTGCTGCCGAGGGACGGCGGGGCGGAGCCGGAGCGTGCGCGGGCCTTCGACGTGCCGGGGCTCGTGCTGCTCGCCTCGGCGGTCTCGCTGCTGACGGTGCCGCTGGTGCTGGGGCAGGAGGAGGGCTGGCCGATGTGGTCGTGGCTGTCCCTGATCGCGGCGGCCGTCCTCTTCGCGTCGTTCTGTGTCTACGAATCACGGCTCGCCCGGCGCGGGGGTGCCCCGCTGATCGCACCGCGTGTGCTGCGTCACCCGGGCATGGGTCTCGCCGTCTTCCGGATCCTGGCCGTGATGGCCGTCAACGCCGGTTTCCTGTTCGCGCTCACCCTGCACGTCCAGGGCGGCCTCGGCTTCAGCGCGCTGCGTGCGGGTCTCACCTTCGCGCCGACCGCGGTCGTCTTCGGGGTGGTCGGACTGACCTGGCGCAGGTGGCCGGCGGCCTGGCAGCGGGCGTTGACCCCGCTCGGATTCCTGATCACGATGCCGTCCGTCCTGGGAGTCGGCCTGGCGTTCGAAGGCGGTGACCGCGGCGGGGCCGTACTGTACGTGGCGTACGTCGGCGTGGGGGCCGGGCTCGCGCTCGCCTTCAGTCCGACGCTGACGCGGGCCCTGGCGACGGTGCGGCCCGAGGACGCGGCGGACGCCAGTGGTCTGCTTTCCACGGTCGCGCAGCTGGGTCAGCTGCTCGGGGTCGCGGTTTTCGGCACACTGTTCTTGAACCGGCTTGAGTCACTTGGGGCCCCGGGGGCGTATACCTCTGCGGAGGCGCTTTTGGCGTGCATGTTCGCGCTGGCGGGGACGGCCGCGGTGGGGGCCGTGTCCGGACTGGTACTGAGGCGTCGCTGA
- a CDS encoding histidine phosphatase family protein: MTAGADGRKAGRGRRVILWRHGQTAWNVERRFQGTTDVELTETGIGQARRAARLLASLKPDAIVASDLKRAANTAAELAALTDLDITHDEGLRETYAGVWQGLTHEEIIARHGEEYAAWKRGEPVRRGGGELETEVADRAAPVVLRHAEKLPEDGTLVVVSHGGTIRTTIGRLLGLESQHWESLGGLSNCCWSVLGEGARGWRLLEHNAGTLPEPVLGDDD, encoded by the coding sequence GTGACCGCCGGGGCCGACGGCCGCAAGGCGGGCCGGGGCCGACGCGTCATCCTGTGGCGGCACGGCCAGACCGCGTGGAACGTGGAGCGCCGCTTCCAGGGCACCACGGACGTCGAGCTCACCGAGACGGGCATCGGCCAGGCCCGCCGCGCGGCCCGGCTGCTGGCCTCCCTCAAGCCGGACGCGATCGTCGCCTCCGACCTGAAGCGGGCGGCGAACACGGCCGCCGAGCTGGCCGCCCTCACCGACCTCGACATCACCCACGACGAGGGCCTGCGGGAGACCTACGCGGGCGTCTGGCAGGGGCTGACGCACGAGGAGATCATCGCCCGCCACGGCGAGGAGTACGCCGCGTGGAAGCGCGGGGAGCCGGTGCGCCGCGGCGGCGGCGAGCTGGAGACCGAGGTCGCCGACCGGGCCGCTCCCGTCGTGCTGCGGCACGCCGAGAAACTGCCCGAGGACGGCACCCTCGTGGTGGTCAGCCACGGCGGCACGATCCGCACCACCATCGGGCGTCTCCTCGGTCTGGAGTCCCAGCACTGGGAGAGTCTCGGCGGCCTCTCCAACTGCTGCTGGTCCGTGCTCGGCGAGGGCGCCCGCGGCTGGCGCCTGCTGGAACACAACGCCGGCACGCTCCCGGAACCGGTGCTCGGCGACGACGACTGA
- the nadD gene encoding nicotinate-nucleotide adenylyltransferase, whose translation MGEQDMPTGPANDTTRGTEIRMANGPRNNGPSNPGKRRLGVMGGTFDPIHHGHLVAASEVAAQFHLDEVIFVPTGQPWQKTDRKVALAEDRYLMTVIATAENPQFSVSRIDIDRGGPTYTTDTLRDLRAINPDADLFFITGADALGAILTWRDAEELFSLAHFIGVTRPGHTLTDPGLPEGGVSLIEVPALAISSTDCRARVAKGDPVWYLVPDGVVRYIDKRELYRGE comes from the coding sequence ATGGGAGAGCAGGACATGCCTACCGGTCCGGCGAACGACACGACGCGCGGCACGGAGATCCGAATGGCGAACGGCCCGCGCAACAACGGCCCGTCGAACCCCGGCAAACGCCGTCTCGGCGTCATGGGCGGAACGTTCGACCCGATCCACCACGGACACCTCGTGGCGGCCAGCGAGGTCGCCGCGCAGTTCCACCTGGACGAGGTGATCTTCGTCCCGACCGGTCAGCCGTGGCAGAAGACCGACCGCAAGGTCGCCCTGGCCGAGGACCGCTACCTGATGACGGTCATCGCGACCGCCGAGAACCCCCAGTTCTCGGTGAGCCGTATCGACATCGACCGCGGCGGCCCCACCTACACCACGGACACCCTGCGTGACCTGCGCGCGATCAACCCCGACGCGGACCTCTTCTTCATCACCGGCGCCGACGCCCTCGGCGCGATCCTGACCTGGCGGGACGCGGAGGAGCTGTTCTCCCTCGCGCACTTCATCGGGGTCACCCGCCCCGGCCACACGCTGACCGACCCGGGCCTCCCGGAGGGCGGCGTCTCGCTGATCGAGGTTCCCGCGCTGGCCATCTCCTCAACAGACTGCCGTGCGAGAGTCGCGAAGGGAGACCCCGTCTGGTACCTGGTGCCCGACGGAGTCGTGCGCTATATCGACAAGCGCGAGCTGTACCGCGGCGAGTGA